CAAGAGGAATTAACGCGATTGTTGATGGAAAAAGGGTTATCGCCAACATTAGGTCAAGGTGCAGAAATTCCCCGTTTAGATGGGGGTTTATTGGCAGTGCAATCGGGTGCAAAACCCGAAGCAATCGGCATTCAAATAGCTCAAAACATTTATGGAGGTTTAAGCAGATGAGTAAGTGTTTGCGAAGTGCGAATGAAGCCCGATCGCTAAATCAAACCCTACCCTCTGCTACACCTATTCGCAGCGGATTATTACAACGCAAATGTGCTTGTGGAAATTCGACTAGTTTGACGGGAAAGTGTAGTGAATGCGAGAAAAAACGACTGCCTTTGCAGCGTCGTCCTACCGATCGAGCCGAAGGTTCTCCAGTAGCGCCGATCGTCCATGAAGTGTTGAATTCGCCAGGTCAACCATTAGACCCAGATACGCGCATATTCATGGAATCCCGCTTCGGACATGATTTTAGTCAGGTGCGGGTGCATACAGATGCGAAGGCAGCACGATCGGCACAGACAATTCAAGCGTTAGCATATACAGTCAAGCCGGATATCGTGTTTGGTTTAGGACAATATGCACCACAGACAATAGAGGGAAGCCGACTGTTAGCACATGAATTAGTACATATAGTGCAGCAAACAGCCAATTCTCATGCCAATACACCTCAGCCAAAAGAATTTTTTATTAGCAATTCTTCCGATAATTCCGAACGAGTAGCCGACCAAGTTGCTAATGAAATCACCCAACCAAAAACTACATCCTACAATCTGCCTTTACGATTACTTCAGACAGGTTTTTCCCCCTATCAAATCCAGCGACAACCGACAGGTATAGAAAACAGCAATTCTCTGAATGAAACAGCAGAATCTATTGATAATGAAGGGATGGAAATTGCAGGCGAAGAACTGGGCAAGGGAGATATGGATTTGTCTTGTCACTATCGTTTAGGTTGTCCTATTTCTGTAGATTGCGAGGGTAAGAGAGCTTGTGGTGTAGCTTCTTGCGGAACGGGAGAATGTAGAAGCTCTTTATGTCCGCCAAATTTTAAAAATGTCATTTTCAAAGCATGGTGTCAATATGATTGTCTGCCATCTGGAGCCGCTTTTCTTTTTATTACTAGGTTTGGCAATGTTATTGTCGGCCCGTTCTGTTTGGATTAGTAATCATTTGTGATTAAGAGGGGGTATTAAGTCAATGAAAACGCGATCGCAATTTCCAATTAAACCCATATCTAAACCATCTTTAACACCTGGAAAACCCGGATTTATACAACGCAAATGTGCCTGTGGAAATTCAGCTAATTTAACGGGAAAGTGTAACAAATGCCAGAACAAAAGGCTGAGTTTGCAGCGTTATTCTACCAATCAAACTAAACCTGATGAAATACCGCCGATCGTGCAGGAAGTTTTGCGATCGTCCGGGCAACCTTTAGATGAAAATACCCGTACTTTCATGGAAACGCGCTTTGACTACAATTTTAGACCAGTGCGAGTGCATACAGATTTAAGAGCAGCAGAATCAGCACGAGCAGTAAATGCACTAGCTTATACAGTCGGAAAAAATATCGTGTTTGCACCAAGGCAATATCAACCAGAGACAAGTTCAGGAAAGCGGCTGTTAGCACACGAATTAACACATACCATACAGCAACAGATGGGAAATGTAACCCTTCTCCAGAAGTTCTCTATGACTGATGAGGATGAAGATAGCCTTGAAAAAGAAGCCGAACAACTAGCAGATGAAACAGAGATAACAGAATTAAAAGAAAAGCAACCAACATCAAAAATAATTTTGCCCCGAAAAATCTTTACCGATAATTCACGGCGTTGGGTATCGCCCAGTCCTGGCTTCCGCGTAAAGAGTGGAAGCGTGGTTGTTGATACGCTACTCAAATACAAGAAATATTATGCAGATAGAACTGCTACTCGCTACTATGTGGGAATTTACGGTACTGCCAAAAATGGTGAGGAAATAAATGGCCAAAAAGAATGGGATGTCGGTAAAGAAGGAAAGTCAATATTTAATGTTCCGGCTGGTCAGTATCAGATAGAAGTTGGTGTTTACAACGGCATAATAGACGATCCTTTTTATTTGGAAGTATCCATTACTTGGCGTTCTTAAAAATATAATTTATGACAACATTTCCCAATTCTCCCCGTTTACTCAAAGGCGCGATCGTCGGAGTTGACCTTTACAACCCCTTAGCCAGCGTCATCGTTTTTCAATACAATCCCGACACGCTCACCCGCACCCTAATTGCTCAAACCACAGCCAGTGAAAATGCCGACAAAGGTGAGGCTTTGCGCTTGAAAGGGCCACCCAAAGAATCGATTAAACTTGATGTGGAAATTGATGCTGCCGACCAATTAGAACAAGCGAAATTTCCGGCTACTTCAATGGGCATTTATCCCACTTTGTCGGCTTTAGAAATGCTGCTATATCCCAAATCTTTTAAGGTGATTGCTGATGAAATTTTGCTCAATGTCGGCATTGTGGAAATTATCCCTCCCGAAGCGCCGTTAACTTTATTTATTTGGGGGGCAAAACGGATCTTGCCCGTGCGGTTAACGCAATTTTCCATTACAGAAGAAGCTTTCGATACCGATCTAAATCCGATTCGCGCCAAAGTAAATTTAGATTTGCAAGTTTTGAATTATCAAGATTTCGGATTGCTGAGTTTTGGCGGCTCGCTATTTATGGTGCATCAAATTGTTAAAGAAGTGATGGCAACTATTAATAGTGTGGGTAATTTACCATCAGTATCGGCTTCAGCTTCCTTTTCTTTTAGCGCTAATATGAGTATAGGAACTTAAAACAATGTTTGCTCCTAACAGTCGTTATTACAACATTCCTACTACAACTTTAAAAGTAACGGATAGCGCCGGAATCAATCGGGAAATTCGCTACTTGCGACGACGATTTATTCCTGAATCTGAATCGGCTATAACTTTAGTCGAACATTCGGTGATTCAGGGCGATCGCTTAGATAATATCACCGCACGTTATTTAGGCGATCCGACACAATTCTGGCGGTTATGCGATACCAATAAGGTGTTAAATTCCCAGGAATTAACTGAAGAAATTGGTCGCATAATTAAGATTGCTTTGCCTTTTTCATAACCGAAAATAGCATTTTTAAATTCAAAATAAATCCCTATTTTCAACTGCATGGCTATGTTAACCAGCCAACTTGGTATCCGGCTAATTTTATGGATGGGCAAAACTGTGGCGACACCTGCCCCTTACGAAGTGATGACTTCTATTACTAACGTTGAGGTCACAAACGACTCGGAAAATAGTGATGGTTTTCAGATATCATTCACTTTAGGTAAAGATAAAGCCAGAGATTACAGTTTATTGCAAAGTGGTATCCTAAACCCGTTTACGCGAGTAATAATTGGCGTATTGTTAGGGGCAATACCAGAAGTATTAATTGATGGAGTAATTACCCACCATCAAATTATGCCTAGCAACGAACCGGGGATGTCTATTCTCGCGGTGATGGGAAGAGATATCGGCTTAATGTTGGACTTGGAAGATAATAACGAACAATTTAAAAATCAACCTGATTTTTTGATTGTTACTCGGCTGCTTTCCCAACCTAAATACGTTCAATACGGTTTAATTCCTCCGTTCCAAATTACACCGACAACAGATGTTCCGATTGAGTTGCAGCGGGTGCCGCGTCAGTGGGAAAGCGATCGCAAATTCATTGAAAGGTTAGCTAACCGTAATGGGTTTGTTTTCTACATAGAACCGCTGACTTTTAACGTTAATACAGCTTATTGGGGGCCAGAAAATCGCTTGGGAATTCCCCAACCAGCTTTAACTACGAACATGGGATCTCATACCAACGTCACATCTTTGGACTTTTCCCATGATGCCCTAGCACCCGTAAGTACTGAAGGTAGCTTTGTCGAACCGATAACCAAACTCAGTATTCCCATTCCCTCTCTACCTTCGTTACGCATCCCGCCTTTAGCAGCAACAGCAACACCAGCCAAGCGCAAAGTTCAACTACGGAACACGGCTAATCAAAATCCCGCCCAAGCTGCCCAAACTGCGGTATCAACAGTTACTAAAACTGCCGAACCTGTCAAAGCTGAAGGCGAACTGGATACGGTTCGCTACGGTGCAATTTTACGGGCGCGGAAATTAGTCGGGGTGAGGGGTGTGGGGCTAACTTATGACGGCAACTACTATGTGCGTCGGGTGACTCACAAAATCAAACCGGGTGAATACAAGCAGCAATTTACACTCAGTAGGGAAGGTACGGGTACGCTTTTGCCAGTGGTACGACCATGAACAACAATGGTACTTTTTACGGAAAATATCGCGGCACTGTCACCGACAACAAAGACCCGTTGATGATGGGGCGAATTAAAGCAAAAGTCCCTGACGTGATGGGTGACTTGGAAAGTGGTTGGGCGATGCCTTGTGCGCCTTTTGGCGGTAACGGGATGGGCTTCTTTGCCTTGCCAGGAGAGGGGGCGGGAGTTTGGATTGAATTTGAACGCGGCGATCCTGATTATCCAATTTGGTCGGGATGCTGGTGGGGTTCTGTGGCAGAAGTGCCGCCCGTGTTGCTGGCACCTCCTTATAAGAAGTTGATGTTGAAAACGGAAGGCGGTCATACGATCGTCCTCGATGATACGCCGGGAGTTGGAGGCATCACCATCGAAACTTCTACGGGACAAAAGATTTCACTGAAAGCAACGGGTATCGAAATTGACAACGGACTAGGAGGCAGCATTAAACTAACTGGGCCGCAAGTATCGATTAATAATGGGGCGCTGGAGGTAACTTAAAATGCCTGGATTTCTCCTGCATCAAGGGGCAACGGTGTTGTGCAGTCATGGGGGACAAGCCCAACCAGTTGTACCAAATCCTAGAGTAAAAGTGAGCGGACAACCGATCGTAACGCAAGCTGGTATTTATACGGTGGCGGGTTGTAGCTTTCCGCCACCTCCGGCAGCAAATGGCCCTTGCGTAACCGCTCAGTGGGTGATGGGGGCGACGCGAGTTCGGGCTGGGGGAGTGCCTGTTTTATTGCAAGATTCGCAAGCTATTTGTGCGCCTACGGGTACTCCTTTAACGATCGCTTTAACTCAGGTGCGCGTTCGGGGAATGTAAATATTTCTTCTTTGTGGTTCAAATTATTAAAACGCAAAGGATGAGAAGAAATAAAAAGAGGATACAGCTATTATTAAGGGGTTTAAAAAATGAATATAGATTATCCTTTTCATTTTGATATTCGCGGGCGAACTGCCGATACTAATGGGGATGAACATATTCGGGATTTAATCGAGCAAGTGCTCTTTACTTCTCCCGGAGAAAGGGTAAATCGTCCTACGTTTGGTAGTGGGGTTTTGCAGTTAATTTTTGCTCCGAATAATGATGCTTTGGCGGCGGCTGGTCAACTCACGATTCAAGGGGCTTTGCAACAGTGGTTGGGAGATTTGATTTTAGTGGAAGCGGTGAATGTTCAAAGTGAGGATGCAGCGTTGCGGGTGGTCGTTCAATACATTGTTCGGAAGTCTCAACAACGACAAGTGGCAAGTTTTTCTAGGGGTGGGTTTTAGATATATGAATAACGATCGGTTATCAATTCCCAAAATAGTTTATTTTTGTAGTGATGATATTCATCGTCGGCAATTAGTAGAGAATCATCCGACTTTGAATGGTATTGATTTTTTAGAAGTCGATTCATCTCAGACTAAACTAGAGGTTCATTTTCTGAAAAGTTTAGATTTGGATAAATTAACGGCGGCGAATTTGCGAATTGAAGGGGGCGATCGCATTCGGGAGATTACCGTCAATGCCGAACCTATTGTTAACGATAAGGTGCTTACGGTGTCGGTGAATAAATCGGGGGATTTTTCTATTTATACGTTGCGTTTAGTTACTGATGAAATAGATTTGCACCGTTTAGATAATTTTGATTTAATTTTAAGAGCAGTCGATTTTTCTTTTAAAGTTAATTGCCCGACTGACTTGGATTGTTGCTCGGAAAATCTCTGTCCGCCGGAACCGCAACCCCAACCAGAAATTAATTATTTGGCAAAAGATTATGCGAGTTTTCGGCAATTAATTCTCGATCGCCTTGCCTTAATTATGCCGCAGTGGAAAGAGCGCAATCCCGCAGATTTGGGGATAACTTTGGTGGAACTGTTGGCTTATGTGGGGGATTATTTAAGTTATCAACAAGATGCGATCGCAACTGAAGCTTATTTAAGTACCGCCCGTCGTCGCATCTCGGTACGCCGTCACGCACGATTGGTAGATTATTGGATGCACAACGGTTGCACTGCAAGAGTTTGGGTACAATTCCAAGTTAATGCTGAGGTTGTATTGCTGAAACGAGGAACGAAGTTATTAACACCGATTCCGAAACAAGTTTCTCCAATTCTGTCTGATTTTGTTTACCAAGAAGCATTATCAGTGCAACCAGAAGTATTTGAAACGATGCACGACAGTTTGCTGTTTTCCGCACACAATGACTTACACTTTTACACTTGGGAAAATCGAGAATGCTGTCTGCCAAAAGGGGCGATTCGCGCCACTTTATGCGACTCGACAAATAACCGCTTGCGTTTGTGTGTTGGCGATATTTTAATTTTAGAAGAACGTTACGATCCGAAAACTGGAATTGATATTAATGCAAATTTAACCCATCGTCATGCGGTGCGGCTGACTAAGGTGTATCCAGAAGCAACGCGCTTGCTGCAAGAGGGTCGAGAAATTGGCAGAACGGCTGCACCTTCGGTATTCGATCCGCTGACGGGTCAACCGATCGTTCAAATTGAATGGGATACAGAAGACGCGCTTCCCTTTCCCTTGTGCATTTCGGCTGAGAAAGAAAATGGGGAATATTTCGAGGTTAGCTTGGCTTTGGGGAATATCGTCCTAGCAGATCGGGGGCGAACCCTGGAAACAGCGGAAATATTGGGTAAAGTTCCCGAATCTCAACTTTTGCGAGTTGCTACAGTCAGCCAAAAAAGTTGCTGTGAGGATGTTTCGCCAAAACGAGTTCCGCCCCGCTTTTACCCGCACTTAAAAGAAGCACCTTTAACTTACGCCGATCCTTATCAACCGACGGCTTCAGCCTTTCGCACGATGCAGCCATCTCCGCAAAGGGCGTTACCCGCGATCGCATTGACGAGTCAACTGAACGGCAAAACCTTTTCTTGGACACCCCAGCGAGATTTACTCAATAGTAGACCGGATAGCCTTGATTTTGTGGTGGAAGTGGAAGCGGATGGTCGGGCTTACTTGCGTTTTGGCAATGGGGAACAGGGTTATCGTCCGCCGTCAGACACCGAATTTCGGGCGGTTTATCGAGTTGGCAATGGTGGGGCGGGGCAAATTGGGGCTGATGCGATCGCGCACGCTGTCAGTAACGATCCGAACATCGTGGCTGCGGTTCTCCGAGTGCGTAACCCGCTACCT
This is a stretch of genomic DNA from Leptolyngbyaceae cyanobacterium. It encodes these proteins:
- a CDS encoding DUF4157 domain-containing protein is translated as MSKCLRSANEARSLNQTLPSATPIRSGLLQRKCACGNSTSLTGKCSECEKKRLPLQRRPTDRAEGSPVAPIVHEVLNSPGQPLDPDTRIFMESRFGHDFSQVRVHTDAKAARSAQTIQALAYTVKPDIVFGLGQYAPQTIEGSRLLAHELVHIVQQTANSHANTPQPKEFFISNSSDNSERVADQVANEITQPKTTSYNLPLRLLQTGFSPYQIQRQPTGIENSNSLNETAESIDNEGMEIAGEELGKGDMDLSCHYRLGCPISVDCEGKRACGVASCGTGECRSSLCPPNFKNVIFKAWCQYDCLPSGAAFLFITRFGNVIVGPFCLD
- a CDS encoding DUF4157 domain-containing protein translates to MKTRSQFPIKPISKPSLTPGKPGFIQRKCACGNSANLTGKCNKCQNKRLSLQRYSTNQTKPDEIPPIVQEVLRSSGQPLDENTRTFMETRFDYNFRPVRVHTDLRAAESARAVNALAYTVGKNIVFAPRQYQPETSSGKRLLAHELTHTIQQQMGNVTLLQKFSMTDEDEDSLEKEAEQLADETEITELKEKQPTSKIILPRKIFTDNSRRWVSPSPGFRVKSGSVVVDTLLKYKKYYADRTATRYYVGIYGTAKNGEEINGQKEWDVGKEGKSIFNVPAGQYQIEVGVYNGIIDDPFYLEVSITWRS
- a CDS encoding LysM domain-containing protein, which encodes MFAPNSRYYNIPTTTLKVTDSAGINREIRYLRRRFIPESESAITLVEHSVIQGDRLDNITARYLGDPTQFWRLCDTNKVLNSQELTEEIGRIIKIALPFS
- a CDS encoding phage baseplate assembly protein V, with the translated sequence MNNNGTFYGKYRGTVTDNKDPLMMGRIKAKVPDVMGDLESGWAMPCAPFGGNGMGFFALPGEGAGVWIEFERGDPDYPIWSGCWWGSVAEVPPVLLAPPYKKLMLKTEGGHTIVLDDTPGVGGITIETSTGQKISLKATGIEIDNGLGGSIKLTGPQVSINNGALEVT
- a CDS encoding PAAR-like protein → MPGFLLHQGATVLCSHGGQAQPVVPNPRVKVSGQPIVTQAGIYTVAGCSFPPPPAANGPCVTAQWVMGATRVRAGGVPVLLQDSQAICAPTGTPLTIALTQVRVRGM
- a CDS encoding GPW/gp25 family protein, whose protein sequence is MNIDYPFHFDIRGRTADTNGDEHIRDLIEQVLFTSPGERVNRPTFGSGVLQLIFAPNNDALAAAGQLTIQGALQQWLGDLILVEAVNVQSEDAALRVVVQYIVRKSQQRQVASFSRGGF
- a CDS encoding putative baseplate assembly protein, which translates into the protein MNNDRLSIPKIVYFCSDDIHRRQLVENHPTLNGIDFLEVDSSQTKLEVHFLKSLDLDKLTAANLRIEGGDRIREITVNAEPIVNDKVLTVSVNKSGDFSIYTLRLVTDEIDLHRLDNFDLILRAVDFSFKVNCPTDLDCCSENLCPPEPQPQPEINYLAKDYASFRQLILDRLALIMPQWKERNPADLGITLVELLAYVGDYLSYQQDAIATEAYLSTARRRISVRRHARLVDYWMHNGCTARVWVQFQVNAEVVLLKRGTKLLTPIPKQVSPILSDFVYQEALSVQPEVFETMHDSLLFSAHNDLHFYTWENRECCLPKGAIRATLCDSTNNRLRLCVGDILILEERYDPKTGIDINANLTHRHAVRLTKVYPEATRLLQEGREIGRTAAPSVFDPLTGQPIVQIEWDTEDALPFPLCISAEKENGEYFEVSLALGNIVLADRGRTLETAEILGKVPESQLLRVATVSQKSCCEDVSPKRVPPRFYPHLKEAPLTYADPYQPTASAFRTMQPSPQRALPAIALTSQLNGKTFSWTPQRDLLNSRPDSLDFVVEVEADGRAYLRFGNGEQGYRPPSDTEFRAVYRVGNGGAGQIGADAIAHAVSNDPNIVAAVLRVRNPLPAFGGVEPETMEDVRQKAPAAFRTQERAVTPEDYATVAQRYPQIQKAAATFRWTGSWYTVFVTADRLGGLPVDATFENNLRSHLEKYRMAGHDLEIDAPRFVSLAVEMQVCVKSNYFRSHVKSALLELFSNRLLADGRKGVFHPDNFTFGQPVYLSRLYEAALTVAGVKFVTITQFERQGTPSQEALEKGFLQLGRLEIARLDNDPNFPERGIFQLRMEGGK